GTGCCGGTCCTGGGCATCCTGCCGCAGGGTGCGTTCGACCTCGGCTACCTGGGGATCCTCGTCCCGGTCGTCGTCTCCTTCGTCGCCGCGGTCGCGCTGTCCCCGCGGGTCGCGCGGATCCCCGAGCCCGAGGCGCGACGCTGGCCGTGGTTCCTCGTCTCGGGTCTCGGCATGGGCGTCGTCGGCGCCGTGGTGCTCGCCCTGCTGGCGGTCATCTCCGGGGGCGCCGCCGGACCCGGACGCCTGGCCGACGTGGGGCCGGCGGCCGGCTGGATCCTCCTCGCCGCGTTCCTCGAGATCGGCGTCGCGTCGGTGGCGGGCATGTTCGTGTCCGGCCTGATGGCCCCCCTGGTCCGGCGCAGCCCCGAGGGACGCGGATAGGCTGTGCGGGTGCTCAACGTGGTCGTCCTCATCTCCGGCAGCGGGACCAACCTCCACGCCCTCCTCCAGGCGGCCGACCACGCGGACTACCCCGCCCGGGTGATCGCGGTGGGGGCCGATCGGGACGCCGACGGGCTCGCCTTCGCCGAGGAGCGGGGCATCCCCACCTTCACCGTCCCGTTCGCGAGCTTCCCCGACCGTGCCGCGTGGGGCGACGAGCTCGCGGCGGCCATCGCGGGCTGGGAACCCGACCTGGTGGTCCTCAGCGGCTTCATGCGCCTGCTCCCACCGCGGGCCGTCGCGGCCTTCGCGCCCCGCATCGTCAACACGCACCCGGCGTACCTGCCGGAGTTCCCCGGGGCGCACGCCGTCCGGGACGCCATCGCCGCCGGGGCCACGAGCTCCGGGGCGTCCATCATCGTCGTCGACACCGGGGTCGACACCGGGCCGGTGCTCGCGCAGGAGCGCGTGCCCGTGGAGCCGGACGACACCGAGCACACCCTGCACGAGCGCATCAAGGTCGTGGAGCGCAGGCTCCTCGTCGACACGGTGCGCGCCATCTCCCTCGGCACCATCGACCTCAAGGAGCTGTCCCCGGCATGAGCGGACCCCGTCACGACCCGTCCCTGTTCCGCGATCGAGACGGCATCGAGGTGGCTCGCGCCCTCGTCTCCGTCAGCGACAAGACCGGGCTGCTCGAGCTGGCCCAGGTGCTCGCGGAGGCCGGGGTCGAGATCGTCTCCACCGGATCCACGGCCAGCACCATCGCCGAGGCGGGCTTCCCCGTCACCCAGGTGCAGGACGTGACCGGGTTCCCGGAGTCCCTCGACGGGCGCGTCAAGACGCTGCATCCCGCCGTGCACGCCGGTCTGCTCGCCGACCTCCGGCTCGAGTCGCACGAGGTGCAGCTCGCGGAGCTCGGCATCTCGCCGTTCCAGCTCGTGGTCGTGAACCTCTACCCGTTCGTCGAGACGGTCGCTTCGGGAGCCCCGGCGTCGGACGTCATCGAGCAGATCGACATCGGCGGGCCCGCCATGGTGCGGGCGTCGGCCAAGAACCACGCGAACGTGGCGATCGTCGTGTCCCCGTCGAGCTACGACGAGGTGATCCAGGCCGTGCGATCCGGGGGGACCACCCTCGCGCAGCGGCGGCGCCTCGCGGCCGCGGCGTTCGCGCACACGGCCGACTACGACCGCGCGGTCGCGGACTACTTCCGG
The genomic region above belongs to Clavibacter phaseoli and contains:
- the purN gene encoding phosphoribosylglycinamide formyltransferase, with protein sequence MLNVVVLISGSGTNLHALLQAADHADYPARVIAVGADRDADGLAFAEERGIPTFTVPFASFPDRAAWGDELAAAIAGWEPDLVVLSGFMRLLPPRAVAAFAPRIVNTHPAYLPEFPGAHAVRDAIAAGATSSGASIIVVDTGVDTGPVLAQERVPVEPDDTEHTLHERIKVVERRLLVDTVRAISLGTIDLKELSPA